From one Lolium rigidum isolate FL_2022 chromosome 4, APGP_CSIRO_Lrig_0.1, whole genome shotgun sequence genomic stretch:
- the LOC124647727 gene encoding uncharacterized protein LOC124647727: MAWRTASMLLLVALAVATRADAGGNYGASKFRITGTVLCQDCTKNWNAYAYNAKPVNGSTVAVTCLDKHRGRTVFYGKDATDEKGVFNVEVPYQLDSCQLDPSECLVRLVASGNEGCAVLTNFNGGRIGEKPSRPYRSCPGEVAYRAGPYYSTLPQCDVDDDDKSCS; encoded by the exons ATGGCGTGGAGGACGGCGTCGATGCTGCTGCTGGTGGCGCTCGCGGTGGCGacgcgcgccgacgccggagggaACTACGGCGCGTCCAAGTTCAGGATAACCGGCACCGTGCTGTGCCAGGACTGCACCAAGAACTGGAACGCCTACGCCTACAACGCCAAGCCCGTCAACG GCAGCACGGTGGCGGTGACGTGCCTGGACAAGCACAGGGGGCGGACGGTGTTCTACGGCAAGGACGCGACGGACGAGAAGGGGGTGTTCAACGTGGAGGTGCCGTACCAGCTGGACAGCTGCCAGCTCGACCCGTCCGAGTGCCTCGTCCGCCTCGTCGCGTCCGGGAACGAAGGGTGCGCCGTGCTCACCAACTTCAACGGCGGCAGGATCGGCGAGAAGCCTTCGCGCCCCTACCGGAGCTGCCCCGGCGAGGTCGCCTACCGGGCCGGGCCCTACTACTCCACCCTGCCGCAGTgcgacgtcgacgacgacgacaagaGCTGCTCCTGA
- the LOC124708778 gene encoding probable glucuronosyltransferase Os03g0107900: MRDPKQKAARAHKPRRFSMLDKLRKRYRWSWLLWVALSAYLFLPALPSLRRSSSSSDAEPRPGVRIYAYDLPPRFNRAWVDADARCARHLFAAEVAVHEALLLRQRRSGLRAEEADLFLVPVYVSCNFSTPTGLPSLAHARGMLAEAVHLVRAEMPYWNRSDGADHVFVASHDFGACFHPMEDVAIAAGIPEFLKRSILLQTFGVQGRHSCQEVDHVVIPPHVPPEVARELPEPEKAHRDIFAFFRGKMEVHPKNSSGHFYSKKVRTELLQLYGRNRKFYLKRKQYDGYRSEMARSLFCLCPLGWAPWSPRLVESVLLGCIPVIIADNIRLPFSDVLRWPDISLQVAERDVANLEAVLDHVAATNLTTIQRNLWDPVKRRALVFNRPMEEADATWQVLKELKAKLDQSR; encoded by the exons ATGAGAGACCCGAAGCAGAAGGCAGCAAGAGCTCACAAGCCACGCCGCTTCAGCATGCTCGACAAGCTAAGGAAGCGCTACAGGTGGAGCTGGCTGCTCTGGGTGGCCCTCTCCGCCTACCTCTTCCTCCCGGCGCTCCCCTCCCTCCGCCGCTCCAGCTCCAGCTCGGACGCCGAGCCCCGCCCCGGCGTCCGGATCTACGCCTACGACCTCCCGCCCCGCTTCAACCGGGCCTGGGTGGACGCCGACGCGCGGTGCGCGCGCCACCTCTTCGCCGCCGAGGTGGCCGTGCACGAGGCGCTGCTGCTGCGGCAGCGGCGGTCGGGCCTGCGCGCCGAGGAGGCCGACCTGTTCCTGGTGCCCGTCTACGTGTCCTGCAACTTCTCCACGCCCACCGGGCTCCCGTCGCTGGCGCACGCGCGCGGGATGCTCGCCGAGGCCGTCCACCTCGTCCGCGCCGAGATGCCGTACTGGAACCGCTCCGACGGGGCCGACCACGTCTTCGTCGCGTCGCACGACTTCGGCGCGTGCTTCCATCCCATG GAGGATGTGGCCATTGCGGCTGGTATCCCGGAGTTCTTGAAGAGGTCAATCCTGTTGCAAACATTTGGTGTGCAGGGCAGGCACTCGTGCCAGGAGGTGGATCATGTGGTGATCCCGCCACATGTGCCGCCTGAGGTGGCTCGGGAGCTGCCGGAGCCGGAAAAGGCTCATCGGGATATCTTTGCCTTCTTCCGAGGCAAGATGGAGGTCCATCCCAAGAACAGCAGTGGCCACTTCTACAGCAA GAAGGTGAGGACTGAATTGCTGCAGCTGTATGGCCGCAACCGCAAGTTCTATCTGAAGCGGAAACAGTATGATGGATACCGGTCGGAAATGGCGCGTTCGTTGTTCTGCCTCTGCCCCCTTGGGTGGGCGCCATGGAGCCCCCGGCTTGTGGAGTCGGTCCTCCTGGGCTGCATTCCTGTTATCATCGCCGATAACATACGCCTACCGTTTTCCGACGTCCTCCGATGGCCAGACATCTCACTGCAGGTGGCAGAGAGGGACGTTGCAAACCTCGAGGCGGTGCTCGACCACGTTGCGGCGACCAACCTGACGACGATACAGAGGAACTTGTGGGACCCTGTGAAGCGGAGGGCGCTGGTTTTCAACCGCCCCATGGAGGAGGCAGATGCCACTTGGCAGGTGCTGAAGGAACTTAAAGCGAAGCTCGACCAGTCCCGATAG
- the LOC124708781 gene encoding (+)-neomenthol dehydrogenase-like, translating into MEGAIISRSPNTRVAVVTGGNKGIGLEVCRQLADNGVSVVLMARDEARGMAAVEKLKALGLSDIVFHQLEVTDASSIDRLAAFLESRFRKLDILVNNAATGGNERLDDVIIPGVEKFDGMDVHQRLEWMKNNTRETHEAAKQGVQTNYYGTKHVTEALLPLLLSSSDGRIVNVSSSFGLLITPAKELPCIYVELRRQLDDINSLTEKRLDKLLDAFLGGFDDSSEPETCGRGRTAGFSAYKVAKAAVNAYTRMLARRHPALRVNCVHPGYVRTDFSMNSGLLSPEEGARGVVKLALLPNGGPTGAYFAEGQLQVSFV; encoded by the exons ATGGAAGGGGCCATCATCTCCCGTTCCCCCAACACAAG GGTTGCCGTGGTAACCGGAGGCAACAAAGGCATCGGGCTAGAGGTGTGCCGGCAGCTGGCCGACAACGGCGTCTCCGTCGTGCTGATGGCCAGAGACGAGGCCAGGGGCATGGCGGCCGTCGAGAAGCTCAAGGCGTTGGGACTCTCCGACATCGTCTTCCACCAGTTGGAGGTGACGGATGCTTCCAGCATCGATCGTCTAGCTGCTTTCCTGGAGAGCCGTTTCAGGAAGCTCGACATCCTG GTGAACAATGCCGCCACTGGTGGAAATGAGCGGCTAGATGATGTAATAATACCAGGCGTGGAGAAG TTCGACGGCATGGATGTGCATCAGAGGCTGGAATGGATGAAGAACAATACGCGGGAGACACACGAGGCTGCGAAACAGGGCGTGCAGACCAACTACTATGGCACAAAGCACGTTACCGAAGCTCTCCTCCCCCTGCTCCTCTCCTCTTCCGACGGAAGGATCGTCAACGTCTCCTCCAGCTTCGGACTGCTCATCACGCCCGCCAAAGAACTCCCATGCATATAT GTGGAGCTGAGGCGGCAGCTTGATGACATCAACAGCCTGACCGAGAAGAGGCTGGACAAGCTGCTTGATGCCTTCTTGGGAGGCTTCGACGACAGCAGTGAGCCAGAGACGTGTGGCAGGGGGCGAACGGCGGGGTTCTCGGCGTACAAGGTAGCCAAGGCCGCGGTGAACGCCTACACGAGGATGCTGGCGAGGAGGCATCCAGCACTGCGCGTCAACTGCGTGCATCCGGGCTACGTCAGGACCGACTTTTCCATGAACTCGGGGCTCCTCTCGCCGGAGGAGGGCGCGCGCGGCGTGGTGAAGTTGGCGCTGTTGCCTAACGGAGGACCCACCGGCGCCTACTTCGCTGAGGGCCAGCTGCAGGTGTCGTTCGTGTGA
- the LOC124708783 gene encoding uncharacterized protein LOC124708783, with protein sequence MAAAVDLEDAFGSVVGEAKPEGLPSPRPILFRAHARSAAALRIAATDCHSLAWDRSLSVSDLDDLRDDVGIGGSWSDFLDYLKSSLSSGEVKLLFAADQLRKSPGPDGAKLVATKAKGLPRIAISLQRVTGAAVSDVVAEISLALYAAYRTTLESASREQERMSQLMVSLSSEREKNEIMQKQLEAVSFLDRRKATKPKLIADEVPSVSGVTLGSDQVTAHVEQKISVPSPSKVPPAKATKRVAPKPRRARARGALLQDNEDDEDN encoded by the exons atggcggcggcggtagACCTGGAGGACGCGTTCGGCTCCGTCGTCGGCGAGGCCAAGCCGGAGGGCCTCCCGTCCCCACGCCCCATCCTCTTCCGCGCCCAcgcccgctccgccgccgcccttcGCATCGCCGCCACCGACTGCCACTCCCTCGCCTGGGACCGCTCCCTCTCCGTCTCCGACCTCGACGATCTC AGAGACGATGTTGGAATCGGCGGATCATGGTCCGACTTCCTGGATTACCTCAAGTCCTCCTTGTCCTCCGGGGAAGTGAAGCTGCTCTTCGCCGCCGACCAACTCCGCAAGTCACCTG GTCCTGATGGTGCAAAGCTCGTGGCTACCAAGGCAAAGGGCCTGCCTCGCATTGCCATTTCTCTCCAGAGAGTTACTGGCGCTGCGGTGAGTGATGTCGTAGCCGAGATCTCGCTTGCGCTTTACGCCGCTTATAGGACTACGCTGGAGAGTGCATCCAGAG AACAGGAACGAATGTCGCAGTTGATGGTGAGCCTGTCATCTGAAAGA GAAAAGAATGAAATCATGCAAAAACAGCTTGAAGCTGTTTCTTTCCTAGACAGAAGAAAGGCAACAAAGCCAAAGCTGATAGCTGATGAGGTTCCAAGTGTGTCTGGTGTGACTTTGGGCTCCGATCAAGTTACAGCTCATGTGGAGCAGAAAATATCAG TGCCTTCACCTAGTAAAGTCCCTCCAGCTAAAGCCACGAAGCGAGTAGCCCCCAAGCCTCGGAG GGCAAGGGCGCGAGGAGCTTTGCTGCAAGATAATGAGGATGATGAAGACAATTGA